In Colletotrichum destructivum chromosome 8, complete sequence, the following proteins share a genomic window:
- a CDS encoding Putative oxygen oxidoreductase covalent FAD-binding, berberine/berberine produces the protein MGQKPSSPLATCLNNVCDGRSSCVGYPNDPLFQINWVKPYNLDIAVEPIAVTRPKTTEDVAGFVKCAADNNVKVQAKSGGHSYANFGLGGTDGALVIDLVNFQHFSMDTDTWQATIGGGNRLHDVTEKLHDNGKRAMAHGTCPGVGIGGHATIGGLGPSSRMWGSCLDHVVEVEVVTADGKIQRASDTQNSDLFFALKGAGAGFGVITEFVMRTHPEPGDIVQYSYSITFSKHRDLAPVFKQWQDLISDPALDRRFSSEFVMQELGVAITATFYGTEDEFKETGIPDRIPKGKISVVVNDWLGDVAQKAQDAALWLSEVQSPFTAKSLAFTRDDLLTEDGIQALMDYIDEVDRGTLIWFLIFDVTGGAINDVPMNATAYRHRDKIMFCQGYGVGLPTLSTKTKEFMAGVAETIRKASPNELSTYAGYVDPTLENAQEKYWGANLPALQRIKATWDPEDLFSNPQSVRPDANAKDVESEASSPGSGGNGSSGSSSDSNGSDPKGGDS, from the exons ATGGGACAGAAGCCCAGCAGCCCGTTGGCGACCTGCCTCAACAATGTCTGTGACGGTCGTTCGTCCTGCGTCGGCTATCCCAACGACCCCCTCTTCCAAATCAACTGGGTGAAGCCGTACAACCTTGACATCGCCGTCGAACCCATCGCCGTCACCCGGCCAAAGACCACCGAGGATgtcgccggcttcgtcaaATGCGCCGCAGATAACAACGTCAAGGTCCAGGCCAAGTCGGGAGGTCACTCTTATGC CAActtcggcctcggtggcACTGACGGCGCCCTAGTCATCGATCTTGTCAACTTTCAGCACTTTTCGATGGACACGGATACCTGGCAAGCAACCATCGGTGGAGGCAACAGGCTGCACGACGTTACCGAGAAATTGCACGACAACGGGAAACGCGCCATGGCCCACGGCACGTGTCCTGGTGTGGGCATCGGCGGCCATGCAACTATT GGCGGTCTCGGCCCCAGCTCACGCATGTGGGGAAGCTGCCTTGACCACGTCGTTGAGGTCGAAGTTGTCACggccgacggcaagatcCAGCGCGCCAGTGACACGCAGAACTCGGATCTCTTCTTCGCGCtcaagggcgccggcgccggcttcggTGTCATCACCGAGTTTGTCATGCGGACCCACCCGGAACCCGGCGACATCGTGCAGTACTCGTATTCCATCACCTTCTCCAAACACCGCGACCTCGCCCCCGTCTTCAAGCAGTGGCAAGACCTCATCTCTGACCCGGCGCTCGACCGCCGCTTCAGCAGCGAGTTCGTCATGcaggagctcggcgtcgctATCACGGCTACCTTCTATGGCACCGAAGACGAGTTCAAGGAGACGGGCATTCCGGACAGGATCCCCAAGGGCAAGATCTCGGTTGTCGTCAACGACTGGCTCGGCGACGTGGCACAAAAGGCGCAGGACGCGGCCCTCTGGCTCAGCGAGGTCCAGTCCCCCTTCACGGCCAAGAGCCTCGCCTTCACGCGCGACGACCTCTTGACCGAGGATGGCATCCAGGCTCTAATGGACTAcattgacgaggtcgaccgcGGCACGCTGATCTGGTTTCTCATCTTCGACGTgacgggcggcgccatcAACGACGTGCCGATGAACGCCACCGCCTACCGCCACCGCGACAAGATTATGTTTTGCCAGGGCTACGGCGTCGGCCTCCCGACGCTGAgcaccaagaccaaggagtTTATGGCGGGTGTCGCCGAGACGatccgcaaggccagcccGAACGAGCTCAGCACGTATGCCGGGTACGTCGACCCGACGCTCGAGAACGCGCAGGAGAAGTACTGGGGGGCCAACCTGCCGGCGCTGCAGCGCATCAAGGCGACATGGGACCCCGAGGACCTCTTCTCCAACCCGCAGAGCGTGCGGCCCGATGCGAACGCAAAGGACGTTGAGTCAGAGGCGAGCAGCCCCGGCAGTGGCGGCAATGGTAGCAGCGGTAGCAGCAGCGATTCCAACGGCAGCGATCCAAAAGGCGGCGACAGCTAG
- a CDS encoding Putative large ribosomal subunit protein uL14, with the protein MAKLSRGAPGGKLKMTLGLPVGAVMNCADNSGARNLYIISVKGIGARLNRLPAGGVGDMVMATVKKGKPELRKKVHPAVIVRQSKPWKRFDGVFLYFEDNAGVIVNPKGEMKGSAITGPVGKEAAELWPRIASNSGVVM; encoded by the exons ATGGCCAAACTCTC GCGTGGTGCCCCCGGTGGCAAGCTCAAGATGACCCTCGGTCTCCCCGT TGGTGCCGTCATGAACTGCGCCGACAACTCTGGTGCCCGTAACCTGTACATCATCTCCGTCAAGGGTATCGGTGCCCGCCTCAACAGACTGCCCGCCGGTGGTGTCGGTGACATGGTCATGGCCACCGTCAAGAAGGGAAAGCCTGAGCTCCGCAAGAAGGTCCAccccgccgtcatcgtccgcCAGTCCAAGCCCTGGAAGCGCTTCGACGGTGTCTTCCTGTACTTCGAGGACAACGCTGGTGTC ATCGTCAACCCCAAGGGTGAGATGAAGGGctccgccatcaccggccCCGTCGGTAAGGAGGCTGCTGAGCTCTGGCCC CGTATTGCCAGCAACTCCGGTGTCGTTATGTAA
- a CDS encoding Putative malic oxidoreductase, malic enzyme domain, malic enzyme, NAD-binding protein — protein sequence MAPNNNHKERKFSHLPLSTSGPISCALTGSALLNTPYLNKGTAFPEDERREFNLTGLLPQSVHKLEQQVERAYDQYRIRPDELAKNTFLTSLKEQNEVLYYRLLQANLPEMFSIVYTPTEGDAIQKFSHLFRRPDGCFLNINDIDRVYHDLAQWGRPEDIDYIVVTDGEEILGIGDQGVGGVLISVAKLVLTTVCAGIHPNRTLPVVLDCGTDNEGLLNDDLYLGLRQKRVRGDKYDRFVDEFVKACRRLYPRAYIHFEDFGLDNARRILDRYRPHIPCFNDDIQGTGCVTLAAIMAALHVSKLKLSDLRLVIFGAGSAGVGIADQVRDAIAAEGNIDKKEAAKQIWLVDRPGLLTSESELSAAQKSFARDSSEWKGKDSSLLEVVKTVKPNVLIGTSTKPKAFTEEVVRAMAEGVERPIILPLSNPTYLHEAVPKDIYKWTDGKALVATGSPFAPVIGPWGEEGEDIEIDVAECNNSVVFPGIGLGSVLSRASLVTDKMLVAAVEGVASLSPALEDQRAPLLPGVEDVWDVSVRIARNVIKAAVEEGVATEEDIPDNDEDLDEWIREQMWYPKYRPLKLVALNEASREAKGEMKVAGSLAKVGNW from the exons ATGGCAcccaacaacaaccacaagGAGCGAAAGTTCTCCCACCTGCCGCTGAGCACGAGCGGCCCCATTAGCTGTGCTCTCACCGGCAGCGCCCTGCTCAACACCCCGTACCTCAACAAGGGCACTGCTTTCCCCGAGGATGAGCGCCGTGAATTCAACCTCACGGGCTTGTTGCCGCAGAGCGTGCACAAACTCGAGCAGCAGGTGGAACGTGCCTACGACCAGTACAGGATCCGCCCGGACGAGCTTGCCAAGAACACCTTCCTGACTTCTTTGAAGGAGCAGAACGAGGTATTGTACTATCGC CTCTTGCAAGCAAATCTTCCCGAGATGTTCAGCATCGTCTACACGCCCACAGAGGGAGACGCGATCCAGAAATTCTCCCATCTCTTCAGGCGGCCCGACGGCTGCTTTCTCAACATCAACGACATTGACCGGGTCTATCACGATCTCGCCCAGTGGGGACGCCCAGAGGACATCGACTACATCGTCGTCACCG ATGGCGAAGAGATCCTTGGCATCGGAGACcaaggcgtcggcggcgtcttgaTCTCCGTCGCAAAGCTGGTCCTCACAACCGTTTGCGCCGGTATACATCCCAACAGAACCCTCCCCGTTGTACTGGACTGCGGTACGGACAATGAGGGGCTTCTGAACGATGATCTATACCTGGGTCTCCGCCAGAAGCGTGTGCGGGGAGACAAGTACGACCGATTTGTCGATGAGTTTGTCAAGGCATGCAGGAGGCTGTATCCGCGTGCATACATCCATTTTGAGGACTTTGGTCTTGACAATG CGAGGAGGATTCTCGACCGATACCGCCCTCATATCCCGTGCTTCAACGACGATATTCAGGGAACCGGCTGCGTGACGCTGGCCGCAATCATGGCTGCGTTGCATGTGAGCAAGCTAAAACTCTCTGACCTGCGCCTGGTCATCTTTGGTGCGGGGTCGGCCGGCGTTGGGATCGCAGACCAAGTCCGGGACGCTATTGCCGCCGAGGGGAACAtcgacaagaaggaggcggccAAGCAAATCTG GCTGGTAGACAGGCCCGGTCTGCTGACCAGCGAAAGCGAGCTGTCTGCCGCTCAGAAGAGCTTTGCGAGAGACTCTTCGGAATGGAAAGGAAAAGATAGCtccctcctcgaggtcgtcaagaccGTCAAGCCCAACGTCCTTATCGGGACCTCCACCAAACCCAAAGCATTCACCGAGGAAGTCGTCcgcgccatggccgagggcgtcgaaAGGCCTATTATCCTCCCGCTCTCTAATCCGACGTACCTGCACGAGGCCGTGCCCAAGGACATCTACAAATGGACCGACGGCAAGGCTCTCGTCGCGACGGGGTCGCCGTTTGCGCCTGTCATTGGTCCTtggggcgaggagggcgaggacatTGAGATCGACGTCGCAGAGTGTAACAACTCGGTCGTCTTTCCCGGCATCGGCCTTGGCTCGGTACTCTCCCGCGCGAGTCTGGTCACGGACAAGATGCTGGTGGCGGCAGTCGAGGGCGTTGCGTCGTTGAGTCCGGCACTTGAGGATCAGCGGGCACCTCTACTACCCGGGGTCGAAGATGTCTGGGACGTCAGCGTAAGGATCGCGAGGAATGTGATCAAGGCTgctgtcgaggagggcgtggcGACAGAGGAGGACATCCCCGACAATGACGAGGACCTGGACGAGTGGATTCGCGAGCAGATGTGGTATCCCAAGTATCGGCCACTGAAGCTCGTTGCGTTGAACGAGGCGAGTAGGGAAGCCAAGGGGGAGATGAAGGTCGCAGGCAGCTTGGCCAAGGTGGGGAACTGGTAG
- a CDS encoding Putative carboxylesterase, type B, carboxylesterase type B, active, alpha/Beta hydrolase has protein sequence MGSKIEDARPSVTLTQGTVVGTVLSENLPRPVEAFKGIPYALPPTGDRRFRAPAPVEPSTEIIDASEWGPVAPGKQLFPGGPAFEYSEDCLTANVFRPLAVPQKSKPLLPVAVYIHGGAFNRGTAKMHNTASFLAHSGQQLVAVSFNYRIGALGFLPSAMSFEEGAVNLGLKDQLLLLEWVRDNIAAFGGDPNNVTLFGISAGAHSIGHILINDEGQYNPPLFHKVILESGAPTSRAVRPYNAPIHEAQFADFLAETGCPPGLSAAETFRHLRAAPSEVVQRAQIAVFDKYNPSLRWAFQPVIDGDVIPRPPIESWRLDRWRKVPIMTGFNRNEGSIYISKQVSRSDEFTTFFADLLPLLSKEDVATIDALYPDPLTVADSPYREHLDGTGAQYRRLEIAYGQYAYVAPVRQTAELASRASPEPVYLYQWGLESSVLDRARHGENMYYEACEPAKTKISPAQKELCLTLNAYIASFIVAGDPNAIRGESSPDRPTWERYVPEDPKALVFGEENKELIGGEPGVPARLHPDTWARKESEFWWSKVDVSQQ, from the exons ATGGGCTCAAAGATAGAAGACGCCCGTCCGTCCGTGACGCTCACACAGGGAACCGTCGTCGGCACGGTCCTGTCAGAGAACCTCCCCCGGCCCGTCGAGGCCTTCAAAGGCATTCCCTACGCCCTGCCCCCGACAGGAGACCGCAGGTTccgcgcgccggcgcccgtcgAACCCTCGACCGAGATCATCGACGCCTCGGAATGGGGACCCGTCGCCCCCGGCAAGCAGCTCTTCCCCGGCGGGCCGGCGTTCGAGTACAGCGAGGACTGCCTGACGGCCAACGTCTTCCGGCCGCTGGCCGTGCCGCAAAAGTCGAAGCCACTGCTGCCCGTCGCCGTGTAcatccacggcggcgccttcaacCGGGGCACGGCCAAGATGCACAACACGGCCTCGTTCCTGGCCCACTCGGGgcagcagctcgtcgccgtctccttcaACTACCGCATCGGCGCCCTGGGCTTCCTCCCGTCCGCCATGAGcttcgaggagggcgccgtcaACCTCGGGCTAAAGGACCagctcctgctgctcgagtGGGTGCGCGATAACATCGCCGCCTTTGGCGGAGACCCCAACAACGTCACCCTCTTCGGCATCTCGGCCGGAGCACACTCC ATCGGCCACATCCTCATCAACGACGAGGGCCAGTACAACCCACCCCTCTTCCACAAGGTCATCCTCGAGTCCGGCGCCCCAACGtcccgcgccgtccgccCCTACAACGCACCCATCCACGAGGCCCAGTTcgccgacttcctcgccgagacgggctgCCCGCCGGgcctctccgccgccgagacctTCCGCCACCTCCGCGCGGCGCCGTCCGAGGTCGTCCAGCGCGCCCAgatcgccgtcttcgacaaATACAACCCCTCCCTGCGCTGGGCCTTCCagcccgtcatcgacggcgacgtcatcCCGCGCCCGCCCATCGAGTCCTGGCGCCTCGACCGCTGGCGCAAGGTCCCCATCATGACGGGCTTCAACCGCAACGAGGGCTCCATCTACATCAGCAAGCAGGTCTCGCGCTCCGACGAGTTCACcaccttcttcgccgacctGCTGCCCCTGCTGTCCAAGGAGGACGTCGCCACCATCGACGCGCTCTACCCGGACCCcctcaccgtcgccgacTCGCCGTACAGGGAACACCtcgacggcaccggcgcGCAGtaccgccgcctcgagatCGCCTACGGGCAGTACGCCTACGTCGCGCCCGTCCGGCAGACGGCGGAGCTCGCCTCGAGAGCCTCGCCGGAGCCCGTGTACCTCTACCAGTGGGGCCTCGAGAGCTCCGTCCTCGACCGCGCGCGCCATGGTGAGAACATGTACTACGAGGCGTGCGAGCcggccaagaccaagatcTCCCCCGCGCAAAAGGAGCTGTGCCTGACGCTGAACGCCTACATTGCCagcttcatcgtcgccggcgaccccAACGCCATCAGGGGCGAGAGCAGCCCGGACAGGCCGACGTGGGAGCGGTACGTGCCCGAGGACCCAAAGGCCCTTGTGTTCGGGGAGGAGAACAAGGAActcatcggcggcgagccgGGTGTCCCGGCGCGCTTACACCCGGACACCTGGGCGAGAAAGGAGTCCGAGTTCTGGTGGAGTAAGGTGGACGTATCACAGCAGTGA
- a CDS encoding Putative major facilitator superfamily, MFS transporter superfamily, producing the protein MAEKQQAQSLKDVKAAEDGLEPTKSFTAGEVELLDESAAFLYENNITDEYLAELVNDKEMNRRLVRKIDLTILPLLAGTYVLQYIDKQALSYAAVFDLFDSTGVTQTQYSWFASIFYLAYLVAEYPWVYVAQKTRMGKVVAGCVLSWGSVLMITAACSNFPGLAVCRFFLGAFEAPITTCFMMMVSMWYVRAEQPFRAGIFYCCNGVGSMLGGILSYGIGQISGFPVWKAVFMICGGITVIWGGVLLFFLPDSILSAKRFTLEERALLVGRARLARTGVLNKTIKWYQVKEACLDPQVWLLTLFVLLNEVINGGVANFGKLIIKGLVSDPLLTTALGIPQGAFQVFWILSGTYTATRFRNHRTTVMAVWLIPTIIGCCMIWKLDRTHYKIGVLFGYYLIGCFVASLVLALQMPATNLGGYTKRITASAIVFTAYCVGNVIGPHAFLAREAPLYQTGCKVILACSAAQMVIAVSLRMMLIRRNKARDAAAAAAGHAPDAEHEDEGVDLTDMENPNFRYVL; encoded by the exons ATGGCTGAGAAGCAGCAGGCCCAGAGCCTCAAggacgtcaaggccgccgaggatggccTTGAGCCAACAAAGTCGTTTACGGCGGGCGAggttgagctcctcgacgagtcGGCAGCATTCCTCTACGAGaacaacatcaccgacgAGTACCTTgccgagctcgtcaacgATAAGGAGATGAACCGTCGGCTCGTGCGCAAGATTGACCTCACCATCCTGCCCCTGCTCGCCGGCACCTACGTGCTGCAGTACATCGACAAGCAGGCGCTGTCgtacgccgccgtcttcgacctctTCGACAGCACGGGCGTCACGCAGACGCAGTACTCGTGGTTCGCGAGCATCTTCTACCTGGCctacctcgtcgccgagtaCCCTTGGGTCTACGTCGCCCAGAAGACGCGCATGGGCAAGGTCGTCGCCGGTTGCGTGCTGTCGTGGGGCTCCGTGCTGATGATCACGGCCGCGTGCTCCAACTTCCCGGGCCTCGCCGTGTgccgcttcttcctcggcgcgTTCGAGGCGCCCATCACGACCTGCttcatgatgatggtgtcCATGTG GTACGTTCGCGCTGAGCAACCGTTCAGGGCCGGCATCTTCTACTGCTGCAACGGCGTGGGCTCCAtgctcggcggcatcctcaGCTACGGCATCGGCCAGATCAGCGGGTTCCCCGTGTGGAAAGCCGTCTTCATGAtctgcggcggcatcaccgTCATCTGGGGCGGCGtgctgctcttcttcttgccaGACAGCATCCTCAGCGCTAAGCGGTTCACGCTCGAGGAGAGGGCACTGCTTGTCGGCCGCGCACGCCTCGCCCGGACTGGCGTCCTCAACAAGACCATCAAGTGGTACCAGGTCAAGGAGGCGTGCCTCGACCCGCAGGTGTGGCTTCTGACGCTCTTCGTGCTGCTCAACGAGGTCATCAACGGGGGCGTCGCCAACTTTGGCAAGCTCATCATCAAGGGCCTCGTCTCGGACCCGCTGCTCACGACGGCGCTCGGCATCCCCCAGGGCGCGTTCCAGGTCTTCTGGATCCTCTCCGGGACCTACACGGCGACGCGGTTCCGCAACCACCGCACGACCGTCATGGCCGTGTGGCTGATCCCGACCATCATCGGCTGCTGCATGATCTGGAAGCTCGACCGCACGCACTACAAGATCGGCGTGCTGTTCGGCTACTACCTCATCGGCTGCTTCGTCGCGTCGCTCGTGCTCGCGCTGCagatgccggcgacgaacCTGGGCGGCTACACCAAGCGCatcacggcctcggccatcgTCTTCACGGCCTACTGCGTCGGAAACGTCATCGGCCCGCACGCCTTCCTGGCCCGGGAGGCGCCGCTGTACCAGACCGGGTGCAAGGTCATCCTGGCCTGCTCCGCCGCGCAGATGGTGATTGCCGTCTCCCTGCGCATGATGCTGATCCGGCGCAACAAGGCGAGAGacgcggcagcggcggcggcggggcaTGCGCCGGATGCCGAgcacgaggacgagggcgttgACCTGACTGATATGGAG AACCCCAACTTCCGTTACGTATTGTGA
- a CDS encoding Putative small ribosomal subunit protein eS21, translating into MENDKGEIVDLYVPRKCSATNRIIKAKDHASVQISVAKVDENGRAVPGENHVYALSGFVRAMGESDDAFNRLAQRDGLVKSVWSAQR; encoded by the exons ATGGAGAAcgacaagggcgagatcgTCGATCT CTACGTTCCGCGCAAGTGCAGCGCCACCAACCGcatcatcaaggccaaggaccaCGCCTCGGTTCAGATCTCCGTCGCCAAGGTTGACGAGaacggccgcgccgtcccCGGCGAGAACCACGTCTACGCCCTTTCCGGCTTCGTTCGCGCGATGGGCGAGTCCGACGATGCCTTCAACCGCCTGGCTCAGCGTGACGGTCTCGTCAAGTCCGTCTGGTCCGCCCAGCGATAA
- a CDS encoding Putative HMG-I/HMG-Y, DNA-binding, AT hook, DNA-binding protein — MGSPFRSTRHDAYTLSSSPGLPPLDQLKSQLPKEPPVRGGSAAMTIPDHASRHFTGASSFLRREPSAIDLTTPCKTSIESPALQHDEEVTVISIATLTSKPKRKRGAKVIEKKANAPPLKSTKEDEAGPPRKKDVKSKGTAEKSDTKSKTTKAKATTKKGGVKSRHFAKLKTGNGETKEVKAPSPPKQDANEPLELEAALRRRMDWTPPPVDNDQIAGSKSSIVRDDLLSLAAKSPNREAPKETFESLLKNYGRPNENTPKRPSAEPVDGDSPVFKKRKMIEALSVKDSSKMPPPMKSVTKAKAPRKKPRTITELATSAYEVPDATEPETASAPPQESVQDEGEAALPKGKKRASKAKKPKKVPPPEPVLLSPTAALRQAANQDYVFGTSSQLAREHSPTFLRDLQSALQASNSLREEDPFVTPINSDAIEPEPKQKLWDIGARDEDGRLLDLEVIDLADTPQAVPSPAAGLNPFGYAGVENPGAPLQAHIPSDVSFPDIEDLLSKAPEGNDVAERKQAAPLPAHIPSDVSFPDIDDLLGDQMGDIVPSEQQEVQAFVSSARAARTVSDTAPVVLISSGSGPNVETDPESPPALLPSASDDEVTKPEAEKAVIKPAPEIPKPDFTLYTDNQLSREIASYGFKPVKRRQAMLALLDQCWTSKHKTAIASLHTNHPASTASKAQAIASKPPKPVATTSPKRPRGRPRKNSEAELSSSEPPPSAQPPPPSPKRGRGRPKKNAEPTKATSSMSTTARTGKTKATMVAPVAPKVVSPPRKAKASAVIEIPDSASDGSLSPSPSACSSPEPMFSPPPEDVSVSIGDDTEMSLVASSTTSDPAALFAHITTAVTSVAPTTDVKKPTFHEMMLMYDPIVLEDLATWLNTGQLSRVGYDGEVSASEVKQWCESKSVCCLWRESLRGKERKRY, encoded by the coding sequence ATGGGGTCTCCGTTTCGAAGCACCCGTCATGACGCCTATACACTCTCCTCTTCGCCAGGCCTGCCTCCTCTCGATCAGCTCAAGTCTCAGTTGCCTAAGGAGCCCCCCGTTCGAGGTGGCAGTGCGGCCATGACCATACCAGACCATGCCAGCCGCCACTTCACCGGCGCTTCGAGCTTCCTCCGCCGGGAACCGTCTGCGATTGACCTGACGACACCCTGCAAGACCTCCATTGAGTCTCCTGCGCTGCAACATGACGAGGAGGTTACGGTGATATCCATTGCGACCCTGACTTCAAAGCCGAAGCGAAAGAGAGGTGCCAAGGTCATCGAGAAGAAAGCGAATGCGCCGCCGCTCAAGTCTACCAAAGAGGATGAAGCTGGTCCGCCACGGAAAAAGGATGTAAAGTCCAAAGGAACAGCAGAAAAATCGGATACGAAGTCGAAAACGACAAAGGCTAAGGCTACGACAAAGAAGGGCGGCGTCAAGAGTCGACACTTCGCCAAGCTCAAgaccggcaacggcgagaccaaggaggTAAAAGCGCCGTCACCACCCAAGCAGGATGCAAATGAGCCGTTGGAACTGGAGGCGGCCTTGAGACGCCGTATGGATTGGACACCTCCACCGGTCGATAATGATCAAATCGCCGGATCCAAGTCTTCGATTGTTCGAGACGACCTGCTCTCCTTGGCTGCGAAGAGTCCGAACCGCGAAGCACCGAAAGAGACGTTTGAAAGCCTATTGAAGAACTACGGCCGGCCAAACGAGAACACACCCAAGAGGCCGTCTGCTGAGCCGGTAGATGGTGATTCCCCCGTGTTCAAGAAGAGGAAAATGATCGAGGCGCTGTCTGTTAAAGATTCGTCAAAGATGCCACCGCCAATGAAGAGTGTCACGAAGGCAAAAGCTCCCAGGAAGAAACCACGTACGATTACCGAGCTGGCCACATCAGCGTACGAAGTCCCAGATGCCACCGAACCGGAAACTGCCTCGGCACCTCCCCAAGAGAGCGTCCAAGACGAGGGTGAAGCAGCACTACCCAAGGGGAAGAAACGAGcgtccaaggccaagaagccaAAGAAGGTCCCCCCGCCAGAGCCTGTCCTCTTGTCGCCGACCGCGGCTTTAAGGCAGGCCGCGAACCAGGATTATGTTTTCGGCACTTCGAGCCAGCTGGCACGAGAGCATTCACCGACTTTCCTGAGAGATCTCCAATCCGCGCTGCAAGCTTCGAACTCGTTGAGGGAAGAGGATCCGTTCGTGACACCAATCAACAGTGATGCCATCGAACCCGAACCGAAGCAAAAACTCTGGGATATAGGTGCAAGAGATGAGGACGGAAGGTTGCTGGACCTGGAGGTCATCGATCTTGCCGATACCCCCCAGGCGGTTCCAAGCCCAGCGGCCGGTCTCAACCCTTTCGGATATGCTGGCGTTGAGAATCCAGGAGCACCACTGCAGGCCCACATCCCATCAGACGTGTCCTTCCCGGATATCGAGGACCTCTTGAGCAAGGCTCCCGAAGGCAACGATGTCGCTGAGCGGAAGCAAGCGGCGCCCTTACCAGCTCATATCCCCTCTGATGTTTCATTCCCGGATATCGACGATCTCCTAGGTGACCAGATGGGTGACATCGTGCCCAGTGAGCAGCAAGAGGTGCAAGCATTTGTTTCCAGCGCCCGGGCAGCAAGGACTGTATCTGACACGGCTCCGGTGGTCTTGATATCCTCTGGTTCTGGACCGAATGTTGAAACGGATCCTGAATCACCACCCGCTCTATTGCCTTCAGCATCAGACGACGAAGTGACAaagcccgaggccgagaaggcaGTAATCAAGCCTGCGCCAGAGATTCCTAAACCGGACTTTACTCTTTACACGGACAACCAACTTTCCAGGGAGATTGCATCTTACGGTTTCAAGCCCGTCAAGCGACGGCAGGCCATGCTTGCTTTGCTGGATCAGTGTTGGACGAGCAAGCACAAGACAGCCATAGCATCCCTTCACACCAACCATCCGGCTTCGACGGCGTCCAAGGCGCAGGCTATTGCTTCAAAGCCTCCAAAGCCCGTAGCAACCACATCACCAAAACGGCCGCGAGGTCGCCCCAGGAAGAACAGCGAGGCCGAGTTGTCATCCAGCGAACCGCCACCGTCGGctcaaccgccgccgccttcacccAAACGAGGGCGCGGGCGTCCCAAAAAGAACGCGGAGCCCACAAAAGCCACCAGCTCGATGTCTACGACGGCCAGGACGGGTAAGACCAAAGCTACCATGGTGGCTCCCGTGGCCCCCAAAGTGGTTTCGCCTCCAAGGAAGGCCAAGGCGTCGGCCGTTATTGAGATTCCAGACTCGGCTTCCGATGGGTCGCTctcaccatcgccgtcagCATGCTCCTCACCCGAGCCTATGTTTTCACCGCCCCCCGAAGACGTCTCGGTGTCCATTGGTGATGACACGGAAATGTCCCTTGttgcgtcgtcgacgacgagcgaTCCGGCAGCATTGTTTGCGCACATTACGACAGCAGTGACGTCGGTAGCACCGACTACGGACGTGAAGAAGCCGACCTTCCACGAGATGATGCTGATGTACGACCCGATCGTTCTTGAAGATCTCGCCACTTGGTTGAACACGGGGCAACTTTCCAGGGTTGGCTATGACGGCGAGGTTTCGGCGAGTGAAGTAAAGCAATGGTGCGAGTCCAAGAGCGTGTGTTGTCTGTGGCGCGAGAGCTTGAGGGGAAAGGAGCGGAAGAGATATTGA